A section of the Candidatus Moraniibacteriota bacterium genome encodes:
- a CDS encoding YggT family protein — MSSSSTRPLYRGTQIVWYILGLVEVLLAFRLVLKLLGANAGAGFTSFIYMVTAPFTAPFATVFRVSKAQGSVFEWTTILAMFVYFVVAWGIIKLLVMSMSVSTPEAAVKLDQQDQ, encoded by the coding sequence ATGTCATCCAGCAGCACTCGCCCCCTCTACCGCGGGACCCAGATCGTCTGGTATATCCTCGGTCTGGTCGAGGTGCTTCTCGCTTTCCGCCTCGTGCTGAAACTCCTCGGTGCCAATGCTGGAGCCGGGTTCACCAGTTTCATCTACATGGTGACGGCACCGTTCACCGCGCCGTTTGCGACGGTCTTCAGAGTTTCCAAGGCCCAAGGCAGTGTCTTTGAGTGGACGACTATCCTCGCGATGTTCGTATATTTCGTCGTCGCCTGGGGTATCATCAAGCTCCTCGTCATGAGCATGAGCGTCTCGACGCCTGAGGCCGCGGTCAAACTCGATCAGCAAGATCAGTAA
- the tsaD gene encoding tRNA (adenosine(37)-N6)-threonylcarbamoyltransferase complex transferase subunit TsaD, which translates to MKLLAIETSCDETAAAIIGYDGVSLSVLSSIVSSQAELHAAWGGVIPNLAAREHVRNIIPVVESALHEASVTPQDLDCVAVTQGPGLIPALLIGVSAAKTLALAWDKPLLGVNHLEGHIYANMLTDDSQPTTHKKDLEFPLLALIVSGGHTQLILMHDHFEYKLLGETDDDAAGEAFDKVAKMLNLPYPGGPEIGKRADAYRTAAERVPAKRFPRPMLSSDDYRFSFSGLKTAVLYSLQKESDEKKSNREFVALIAHEFQEAVVDTLVGKTERALQEYQPKTVVIAGGVSANVRLRERMTAMVATYSDCQFLMPPFQYSLDNAAMIGAAGMLRYARMSETERMALRSNATTLEPSAHLPLAVDH; encoded by the coding sequence GTGAAACTCCTCGCCATCGAAACCTCGTGTGACGAAACCGCCGCCGCCATCATCGGCTATGATGGCGTTTCACTTTCCGTTCTCTCGAGCATCGTCTCGTCTCAAGCGGAACTTCACGCTGCCTGGGGTGGTGTCATCCCGAACCTCGCCGCGCGTGAGCATGTGCGGAACATCATCCCCGTCGTCGAATCCGCGCTCCATGAAGCCTCGGTCACTCCCCAGGACCTCGATTGCGTCGCCGTGACTCAGGGACCCGGACTCATCCCCGCACTCCTCATCGGTGTCTCAGCCGCCAAGACACTCGCCCTCGCCTGGGACAAACCACTCCTCGGCGTGAATCACCTCGAAGGCCATATCTATGCCAACATGCTGACCGACGACTCACAACCGACGACTCACAAAAAAGATTTGGAATTTCCGCTCCTCGCTCTTATCGTCTCGGGCGGCCACACCCAGCTCATCTTGATGCACGATCATTTCGAGTATAAACTCCTCGGCGAGACAGATGACGATGCCGCCGGCGAGGCTTTCGACAAAGTTGCGAAAATGCTTAACCTCCCCTATCCCGGCGGGCCAGAGATCGGAAAACGCGCTGATGCCTATCGGACAGCAGCCGAACGTGTGCCCGCCAAACGCTTTCCTCGCCCCATGCTCAGCTCCGACGATTATCGCTTCTCGTTTTCCGGACTGAAGACGGCGGTGCTGTACTCCCTGCAAAAAGAATCTGACGAAAAGAAAAGCAATCGGGAATTCGTCGCGCTCATCGCCCATGAGTTCCAGGAAGCGGTCGTCGATACGCTGGTGGGGAAAACGGAACGTGCCCTCCAGGAGTATCAGCCGAAGACTGTCGTCATCGCGGGCGGCGTTTCGGCCAACGTACGGCTGCGCGAGCGGATGACAGCTATGGTCGCCACGTACTCCGACTGCCAATTCCTCATGCCGCCATTCCAGTATTCACTCGACAATGCCGCGATGATCGGCGCCGCCGGCATGCTGCGCTATGCCCGGATGAGCGAAACCGAACGCATGGCGCTCCGATCCAATGCGACGACACTCGAACCTTCGGCTCATCTGCCGCTCGCAGTCGACCATTGA
- a CDS encoding metal-dependent hydrolase, with translation MFLDIKLGLLWAFLTGFLFGQELTSGWMLAGVVFALLPDIDFWIEYAMRGTVGGTVLGAHRSLLHNPIPYIPIALLVGTLSGPAWMLLFALGVFGHFVHDLSGMGYGIRLFWPFSSRWYKFFSSKDGEIHYDFDHFITSLVARGNESARRSTRQ, from the coding sequence ATGTTTCTCGATATCAAACTTGGTCTCCTCTGGGCCTTTCTGACAGGATTCTTGTTCGGACAGGAGCTCACCTCTGGCTGGATGCTCGCCGGAGTCGTCTTTGCTCTGCTCCCCGACATCGATTTCTGGATCGAGTATGCCATGCGCGGGACGGTCGGCGGCACAGTCCTCGGCGCACACCGATCGCTCCTCCACAATCCCATCCCCTACATCCCCATCGCACTCCTCGTCGGCACACTCTCTGGTCCGGCCTGGATGCTACTCTTTGCCCTCGGAGTGTTTGGGCACTTCGTCCATGACCTCTCCGGTATGGGCTATGGCATCCGACTCTTCTGGCCATTTTCCTCACGCTGGTACAAATTCTTTTCCAGCAAAGACGGCGAGATCCATTATGATTTCGATCACTTCATCACCTCTTTGGTCGCCCGAGGAAATGAAAGCGCTCGTCGCTCGACGCGGCAATGA
- a CDS encoding Hsp20/alpha crystallin family protein, with amino-acid sequence MKQKRSFFERLTGARELDGSPSYKEESVSVYAQEEETPLQMNTEPTYAPEPEEPSWSTPSYTGGGSMADDNAEGQLTIDVYQTENDIVIKSTIAGVKPEDLDVSINNDMVTVKGERKNEEIVESGNYYYQECYWGSFSRSVLLPVDVIPEKADAALKNGILTIRLPKADTTKTKKIQVRGF; translated from the coding sequence ATGAAACAGAAACGCTCTTTTTTTGAACGACTCACCGGCGCACGCGAACTTGATGGTTCTCCTTCCTACAAGGAGGAGAGTGTCAGCGTCTACGCCCAAGAAGAAGAAACACCGCTCCAGATGAATACCGAGCCAACCTATGCTCCCGAACCAGAAGAGCCGTCCTGGAGCACCCCATCCTATACGGGTGGCGGCAGCATGGCCGATGACAATGCCGAGGGGCAGCTCACTATCGATGTCTACCAGACGGAAAACGACATCGTCATCAAGTCGACCATCGCCGGGGTAAAGCCCGAGGACCTCGATGTCTCTATCAACAACGACATGGTCACCGTCAAAGGCGAGCGCAAGAACGAGGAAATCGTCGAGAGCGGCAACTACTATTACCAGGAGTGCTACTGGGGTTCTTTTTCCCGCTCAGTCCTCCTCCCTGTCGATGTCATCCCCGAAAAGGCTGATGCGGCACTGAAGAACGGCATTCTGACGATTCGTCTCCCCAAGGCTGATACGACCAAAACAAAGAAGATCCAGGTGAGAGGTTTCTAA
- a CDS encoding Clp protease ClpP: MGYYSEYLNMNIASNLEALSLERKKQLQKISSLRGNRDVLVYAADLNKQTNLIAIGYADLLPVSDQLSNLKGKKLDLILETPGGSGEVAEDIVRLLRGKYEEVSVIIPGYAKSAGTIIALSGDEILMGSLSSLGPIDAQMLAQNKQFSADALLEGMEKIKKEVLETGILNRAYVPILQNISPGELQNAQNAMEFARVLVKEWLVKYKFKDWTTHSSDGRPVTPEEKEKRAEEIAKSLSDHSRWKTHAKSLKIQDLASMKLKINDYTGTELEEAILRYYTLLEMTFSSTSIYKVIETVDSQIYRFLAQNTNVNPAQANGAVVEAKCQNCNHTSKIQVDFDQKRPLEAGTIEFPADNKIKCPSCKKEIDLGNLRQQLESQTKKKIV, encoded by the coding sequence ATGGGCTACTATAGCGAATATCTGAATATGAATATTGCTTCCAACCTAGAGGCTCTTTCTCTGGAAAGGAAGAAGCAATTGCAAAAAATATCTAGCCTTAGAGGGAATAGGGATGTTTTAGTGTATGCTGCCGATCTTAACAAGCAAACCAACCTTATAGCTATTGGCTATGCTGATCTATTACCAGTAAGTGATCAGCTTTCAAATCTAAAAGGTAAAAAGCTTGATCTTATTTTAGAAACTCCCGGTGGTTCTGGCGAGGTGGCAGAAGATATTGTCCGATTATTGCGAGGGAAGTATGAAGAGGTGTCCGTTATTATCCCTGGCTACGCAAAAAGCGCCGGAACCATCATCGCTCTTTCTGGAGACGAAATATTAATGGGATCGCTATCCAGCCTTGGGCCAATTGATGCTCAAATGCTTGCCCAGAATAAGCAATTCTCTGCAGATGCTTTATTAGAAGGGATGGAAAAGATTAAGAAAGAAGTCTTGGAAACAGGTATATTGAATCGTGCCTACGTTCCTATTCTCCAGAATATATCTCCAGGAGAACTTCAAAACGCTCAGAATGCTATGGAGTTTGCTCGAGTTTTAGTGAAGGAGTGGTTAGTTAAATATAAGTTCAAAGACTGGACGACACATTCTTCTGACGGACGACCCGTAACACCTGAAGAGAAGGAAAAAAGAGCTGAGGAGATTGCTAAAAGTCTGAGCGACCATTCTAGATGGAAAACTCACGCTAAGTCTCTCAAGATACAAGACTTAGCTTCAATGAAGCTGAAGATAAATGATTACACCGGGACCGAATTAGAAGAAGCTATTCTAAGGTACTATACCCTGCTAGAAATGACCTTTAGTTCAACGAGTATATACAAGGTAATCGAAACAGTAGATTCTCAGATTTATCGGTTCTTAGCTCAAAATACAAACGTTAATCCGGCTCAAGCAAACGGAGCAGTTGTCGAAGCTAAGTGCCAGAACTGTAATCACACTTCAAAAATTCAAGTGGACTTCGATCAGAAAAGGCCTCTGGAGGCTGGAACTATAGAGTTTCCAGCAGACAATAAAATTAAGTGTCCTTCGTGTAAGAAAGAAATTGATCTGGGTAATTTACGTCAGCAACTAGAATCACAAACAAAAAAGAAAATCGTATGA
- a CDS encoding valine--tRNA ligase, producing the protein MSDESATTDFPKAYDPKAWEDRLYARWEKSGFFNPDTCVTSGVTAADAEPFSIVLPPPNVTGTLHTGSACMLAIEDLIVRFKRMQGYRTLWVPGTDHAAIATQSKVEKIIYQTEGKTRHDLGREELLRRVEAFAQESHDTIVHQTKKLGSSLDWSREAYTLDDKRSLAVRTAFKRMYDDGLIYRGNRIVNWDPNLQTTVSDDEIEWREEKIPFYYLQYGPFVISTARPETKFGDKYVVMHPDDERYAAYADGQKLTVEWINGPIEATIVKDTVIDMAFGTGVMTITPWHDHTDFDIAERHGLDREQIIGEDGKLLAIAGEFSGLPIAEAREQIIAALIAKGLVVKTEADYVHNVAINSRGGGVIEPQIKRQWFVAVNKEFERAGRTVTLKTLMQDAVRSKAVDILPERFEKIYFHWIDNLRDWCISRQIWFGHRIPVWYRGNETYCGIEAPDGDGWQQDPDTLDTWFSSGLWTFSTLGWPDESAVDLKTYHPTVLLETAYDILFFWVARMILMSEYFFGKAPFQTVYLHGLVRDEQGRKMSKSLDNIVDPLDVIAENGADALRLALVVGSTPGNDLKLSTEKTIAMRNFVNKLWNMGRYLTSSVTPESICWDQPARLSGHLSPADTWILERLETVRSTVSQRLDTYNISLAAETLRDFTWNEFADWYIEIHKIEKHDTVLVHVFNELLKLWHPFMPFVTEALYTSLYPNEKYPLMVQRWNTPAAPHQPDSAPTGNFLTIIDLIQKIRNVRAVYHIDPKETLSLTLIGDAVTLTPFTPIIERLGRVAEVLITDAVAARPAASASIIAGGLRAFVHLGDVIDVAAEKARLEKETAELRKYIAGLKTRLADAGFTEKAPENIISAQRTSLATAEAKLITLSQSIQELSS; encoded by the coding sequence ATGTCCGATGAATCAGCGACAACCGATTTCCCCAAAGCCTATGACCCCAAAGCGTGGGAAGACCGCCTCTACGCCCGCTGGGAGAAGAGCGGCTTTTTCAATCCCGACACCTGTGTCACGAGTGGCGTAACGGCCGCCGATGCCGAGCCATTTTCTATCGTCCTCCCACCACCGAACGTCACCGGGACCCTCCACACCGGCAGCGCCTGCATGCTCGCCATCGAGGACCTGATCGTGCGCTTCAAACGGATGCAGGGCTATCGCACTCTCTGGGTCCCCGGCACCGATCATGCCGCCATCGCCACCCAGAGCAAAGTCGAAAAAATCATCTACCAGACCGAGGGCAAGACCCGCCACGACCTCGGCCGCGAAGAGCTCCTCCGCCGAGTCGAGGCATTTGCCCAAGAGAGTCATGACACCATCGTCCACCAGACGAAGAAGCTCGGCTCTTCGCTCGACTGGTCACGCGAAGCCTATACGCTCGATGATAAGCGCAGTCTCGCGGTGCGCACCGCCTTCAAGCGCATGTATGACGACGGTCTCATCTACCGCGGCAACCGCATCGTGAACTGGGACCCGAACCTCCAGACCACCGTCTCAGATGACGAGATCGAGTGGCGAGAGGAAAAGATCCCCTTCTACTATCTGCAATACGGACCGTTCGTGATCTCGACCGCCCGGCCTGAGACAAAATTCGGCGACAAATATGTCGTCATGCATCCGGACGACGAACGCTATGCGGCCTATGCTGATGGCCAGAAACTCACCGTCGAGTGGATCAATGGCCCGATCGAGGCGACGATCGTGAAGGACACCGTCATCGACATGGCCTTTGGCACTGGCGTGATGACTATCACCCCCTGGCATGACCACACCGACTTCGACATCGCCGAACGCCATGGGCTCGACCGAGAACAAATCATCGGTGAAGACGGAAAGCTCCTCGCGATCGCCGGAGAATTCTCCGGTCTGCCGATCGCCGAAGCGCGGGAACAGATCATCGCTGCGCTCATCGCCAAAGGACTAGTCGTAAAGACGGAAGCCGACTATGTCCACAATGTCGCCATCAATAGCCGCGGCGGTGGCGTGATCGAACCACAGATCAAGCGACAGTGGTTCGTCGCGGTGAATAAAGAGTTCGAACGAGCGGGACGGACCGTCACCCTGAAGACGCTCATGCAGGATGCGGTACGTTCGAAAGCCGTCGACATCCTCCCTGAACGTTTTGAGAAAATCTATTTCCACTGGATCGACAACCTCCGCGACTGGTGTATCTCCCGCCAGATCTGGTTCGGTCACCGCATCCCAGTGTGGTATCGCGGTAATGAAACGTATTGTGGGATCGAAGCGCCCGATGGTGATGGCTGGCAGCAAGACCCCGATACACTCGACACCTGGTTCTCGTCGGGACTCTGGACATTCTCCACCCTCGGCTGGCCCGACGAATCCGCCGTGGATCTCAAGACTTATCACCCCACTGTACTCCTTGAAACCGCCTATGATATCCTCTTCTTCTGGGTGGCGCGGATGATACTCATGTCCGAGTACTTCTTCGGGAAGGCCCCGTTCCAGACCGTCTATCTCCACGGTCTCGTGCGCGATGAGCAAGGTCGCAAGATGTCGAAGTCTCTCGACAATATCGTTGACCCCCTCGATGTGATCGCCGAAAACGGCGCCGATGCGCTCCGCTTAGCTTTAGTCGTCGGATCAACTCCCGGAAACGATCTGAAGCTCTCCACTGAGAAGACCATCGCGATGCGAAATTTCGTGAACAAGCTCTGGAACATGGGGCGCTACCTCACCTCTTCGGTCACACCCGAAAGCATCTGCTGGGACCAACCTGCTCGGCTGTCCGGACATCTCTCGCCTGCCGATACATGGATACTTGAGCGACTCGAGACAGTCCGGAGCACGGTCTCTCAACGACTCGACACCTACAACATCTCGCTCGCAGCCGAAACGCTGCGGGACTTCACGTGGAATGAATTCGCCGATTGGTATATCGAGATCCACAAGATCGAAAAACATGATACTGTCCTCGTCCATGTCTTCAATGAGCTCCTGAAGCTCTGGCATCCCTTCATGCCATTCGTGACCGAGGCCTTGTACACATCGCTTTACCCGAACGAGAAGTATCCGCTGATGGTTCAGCGCTGGAACACGCCAGCAGCCCCACATCAGCCAGACTCTGCCCCGACCGGCAACTTTCTCACCATCATCGACCTCATCCAGAAAATCCGCAATGTCCGTGCCGTCTACCATATCGATCCGAAAGAAACACTTTCGCTGACCCTCATCGGCGATGCAGTGACACTCACGCCGTTTACGCCCATCATCGAACGTCTCGGCCGAGTCGCTGAAGTTCTCATCACCGATGCTGTCGCTGCCCGACCGGCTGCGAGCGCCAGTATCATCGCTGGCGGCCTCCGGGCCTTCGTCCATCTCGGTGATGTGATCGATGTCGCCGCTGAAAAAGCGCGGCTCGAAAAAGAAACCGCCGAACTCAGAAAATATATTGCTGGATTGAAGACTCGTCTCGCCGACGCTGGCTTCACCGAAAAGGCTCCGGAAAATATCATCTCTGCTCAGCGCACCTCACTCGCCACCGCTGAGGCAAAGCTCATCACCCTCTCTCAGTCCATCCAAGAACTCTCCTCATAA
- a CDS encoding GlsB/YeaQ/YmgE family stress response membrane protein, with translation MSFLIYIIFGGVVGWVASMIMKTDGQQGILLNVVVGVVGSALGSWLAGFFGYGGVSGFNLQSFIVALIGAVVLIAIIKALRR, from the coding sequence ATGAGCTTTCTCATCTATATCATCTTCGGTGGTGTCGTCGGTTGGGTCGCCTCGATGATCATGAAAACAGATGGCCAGCAAGGCATCCTGCTCAATGTCGTCGTTGGTGTCGTCGGGTCCGCTCTCGGCAGTTGGCTCGCTGGATTCTTCGGCTACGGTGGAGTGAGCGGCTTCAATCTCCAAAGCTTCATTGTCGCCCTCATCGGCGCGGTCGTCCTCATCGCTATCATCAAAGCGCTCCGCCGATAG